In Epinephelus lanceolatus isolate andai-2023 chromosome 16, ASM4190304v1, whole genome shotgun sequence, one DNA window encodes the following:
- the sgce gene encoding epsilon-sarcoglycan isoform X5 has product MMCTMSARAVAVWLGTVVTILSRSHADRNVYPSAGVLFVHVLEREYFKGEFPPYPKSALPTGDASNDPITFNTNLMGYPDRPGWLRYIQRTQHSDGVLYGSPTAEHVGKPSVIEITAYNRRTFETARHNLIINIMATEEFPLPYQAEFYIKNMNVEEMLASEVLGDFLGAVKNVWQPERLNAINITSALDRGGRVPLPINNLKEGVYVMVGADVPFSSCLREVESPHNQLRCSQEMEPAISCDKKFRAQFHIDWCKISLVDINKVAPVYITRPDPGTGILPEFGEYNPPSESLQGRNYFSDFLITLAVPSAVALVLFFILGYTMCCRREGVEKRNMQTPDIQLVHHSSIQKSAKELRSMSKNREISWPLSTLPVFNPVSGEVVPPIHPDNYETTSMPLMQTQTNLQNQITIPQQRPSGKWYS; this is encoded by the exons ATGATGTGCACCATGTCCGCTAGAGCTGTCGCGGTATGGCTCGGTACGG TGGTCACCATCTTGTCAAGATCGCATGCAGACCGTAACGTCTACCCATCTGCAGGAGTGCTGTTTGTCCATGTTCTGGAGAGGGAGTATTTCAAAGGAGAGTTTCCTCCCTACCCAAAATCAG CTCTGCCTACAGGCGATGCCAGCAACGACCCGATCACTTTCAACACCAACCTGATGGGCTACCCCGACAGGCCGGGCTGGCTGCGTTACATCCAGAGGACCCAGCACAGCGACGGAGTGCTCTACGGCTCCCCCACTGCAGAGCATGTTGGCAAGCCCTCCGTCATAGAG ATTACTGCCTATAACAGACGCACTTTCGAGACAGCACGGCACAACTTGATCATAAACATCATGGCCACAGAAG AGTTCCCTCTGCCCTACCAGGCGGAGTTTTATATCAAAAACATGAATGTGGAGGAGATGCTGGCCAGCGAGGTGCTGGGGGACTTCCTTGGAGCGGTAAAGAACGTATGGCAGCCTGAGCGCCTCAATGCTATCAACATCACCTCAGCTCTGGACCGTGGCGGCCGTGTGCCCCTGCCCATTAACAACCTTAAGGAAGG AGTGTATGTGATGGTCGGCGCCGATGTTCCCTTCTCTTCGTGCCTGCGGGAGGTGGAAAGCCCACATAACCAGCTGCGCTGCAGTCAGGAGATGGAGCCTGCCATCAGCTGTGACAAGAAGTTCAGAGCCCAGTTTCACATTGATTGGTGTAAGATCTCTCTG GTTGACATCAACAAAGTGGCCCCGGTATACATTACCCGTCCCGACCCAGGCACCGGGATCCTGCCTGAATTCGGGGAATACAACCCCCCCTCTGAGTCCCTGCAGGGCCGCAACTACTTTTCAGACTTCCTTATCACACTGGCTGTTCCCTCCGCTGTGGCACTAgtcctcttcttcatcctcgGCTACACTATGTGCTGCCGGCGGGAAGGGGT ggaaaaaagaaacatgcaaaCACCAGA CATCCAGCTGGTTCACCACAGCTCAATCCAGAAGTCCGCCAAGGAGCTGCGGAGCATGTCTAAGAACCGTGAGATCTCCTGGCCCCTCTCCACCCTGCCCGTCTTCAACCCGGTCAGTGGCGAGGTGGTGCCGCCCATCCACCCGGACAACTACGAGACCACCAGCATGCCCCTCATGCAGACACAGAC GAATCTGCAAAACCAGATTACGATACCACAGCAGCGGCCATCAG GTAAATGGTATTCCTGA
- the sgce gene encoding epsilon-sarcoglycan isoform X6, with protein MMCTMSARAVAVWLGTVVTILSRSHADRNVYPSAGVLFVHVLEREYFKGEFPPYPKSGDASNDPITFNTNLMGYPDRPGWLRYIQRTQHSDGVLYGSPTAEHVGKPSVIEITAYNRRTFETARHNLIINIMATEEFPLPYQAEFYIKNMNVEEMLASEVLGDFLGAVKNVWQPERLNAINITSALDRGGRVPLPINNLKEGVYVMVGADVPFSSCLREVESPHNQLRCSQEMEPAISCDKKFRAQFHIDWCKISLVDINKVAPVYITRPDPGTGILPEFGEYNPPSESLQGRNYFSDFLITLAVPSAVALVLFFILGYTMCCRREGVEKRNMQTPDIQLVHHSSIQKSAKELRSMSKNREISWPLSTLPVFNPVSGEVVPPIHPDNYETTSMPLMQTQTNLQNQITIPQQRPSGKWYS; from the exons ATGATGTGCACCATGTCCGCTAGAGCTGTCGCGGTATGGCTCGGTACGG TGGTCACCATCTTGTCAAGATCGCATGCAGACCGTAACGTCTACCCATCTGCAGGAGTGCTGTTTGTCCATGTTCTGGAGAGGGAGTATTTCAAAGGAGAGTTTCCTCCCTACCCAAAATCAG GCGATGCCAGCAACGACCCGATCACTTTCAACACCAACCTGATGGGCTACCCCGACAGGCCGGGCTGGCTGCGTTACATCCAGAGGACCCAGCACAGCGACGGAGTGCTCTACGGCTCCCCCACTGCAGAGCATGTTGGCAAGCCCTCCGTCATAGAG ATTACTGCCTATAACAGACGCACTTTCGAGACAGCACGGCACAACTTGATCATAAACATCATGGCCACAGAAG AGTTCCCTCTGCCCTACCAGGCGGAGTTTTATATCAAAAACATGAATGTGGAGGAGATGCTGGCCAGCGAGGTGCTGGGGGACTTCCTTGGAGCGGTAAAGAACGTATGGCAGCCTGAGCGCCTCAATGCTATCAACATCACCTCAGCTCTGGACCGTGGCGGCCGTGTGCCCCTGCCCATTAACAACCTTAAGGAAGG AGTGTATGTGATGGTCGGCGCCGATGTTCCCTTCTCTTCGTGCCTGCGGGAGGTGGAAAGCCCACATAACCAGCTGCGCTGCAGTCAGGAGATGGAGCCTGCCATCAGCTGTGACAAGAAGTTCAGAGCCCAGTTTCACATTGATTGGTGTAAGATCTCTCTG GTTGACATCAACAAAGTGGCCCCGGTATACATTACCCGTCCCGACCCAGGCACCGGGATCCTGCCTGAATTCGGGGAATACAACCCCCCCTCTGAGTCCCTGCAGGGCCGCAACTACTTTTCAGACTTCCTTATCACACTGGCTGTTCCCTCCGCTGTGGCACTAgtcctcttcttcatcctcgGCTACACTATGTGCTGCCGGCGGGAAGGGGT ggaaaaaagaaacatgcaaaCACCAGA CATCCAGCTGGTTCACCACAGCTCAATCCAGAAGTCCGCCAAGGAGCTGCGGAGCATGTCTAAGAACCGTGAGATCTCCTGGCCCCTCTCCACCCTGCCCGTCTTCAACCCGGTCAGTGGCGAGGTGGTGCCGCCCATCCACCCGGACAACTACGAGACCACCAGCATGCCCCTCATGCAGACACAGAC GAATCTGCAAAACCAGATTACGATACCACAGCAGCGGCCATCAG GTAAATGGTATTCCTGA
- the sgce gene encoding epsilon-sarcoglycan isoform X3 — MMCTMSARAVAVWLGTVVTILSRSHADRNVYPSAGVLFVHVLEREYFKGEFPPYPKSALPTGDASNDPITFNTNLMGYPDRPGWLRYIQRTQHSDGVLYGSPTAEHVGKPSVIEITAYNRRTFETARHNLIINIMATEEFPLPYQAEFYIKNMNVEEMLASEVLGDFLGAVKNVWQPERLNAINITSALDRGGRVPLPINNLKEGVYVMVGADVPFSSCLREVESPHNQLRCSQEMEPAISCDKKFRAQFHIDWCKISLVDINKVAPVYITRPDPGTGILPEFGEYNPPSESLQGRNYFSDFLITLAVPSAVALVLFFILGYTMCCRREGVIQLVHHSSIQKSAKELRSMSKNREISWPLSTLPVFNPVSGEVVPPIHPDNYETTSMPLMQTQTNLQNQITIPQQRPSGDNYVMSTFRRLEVNGIPEERKVAEALNL, encoded by the exons ATGATGTGCACCATGTCCGCTAGAGCTGTCGCGGTATGGCTCGGTACGG TGGTCACCATCTTGTCAAGATCGCATGCAGACCGTAACGTCTACCCATCTGCAGGAGTGCTGTTTGTCCATGTTCTGGAGAGGGAGTATTTCAAAGGAGAGTTTCCTCCCTACCCAAAATCAG CTCTGCCTACAGGCGATGCCAGCAACGACCCGATCACTTTCAACACCAACCTGATGGGCTACCCCGACAGGCCGGGCTGGCTGCGTTACATCCAGAGGACCCAGCACAGCGACGGAGTGCTCTACGGCTCCCCCACTGCAGAGCATGTTGGCAAGCCCTCCGTCATAGAG ATTACTGCCTATAACAGACGCACTTTCGAGACAGCACGGCACAACTTGATCATAAACATCATGGCCACAGAAG AGTTCCCTCTGCCCTACCAGGCGGAGTTTTATATCAAAAACATGAATGTGGAGGAGATGCTGGCCAGCGAGGTGCTGGGGGACTTCCTTGGAGCGGTAAAGAACGTATGGCAGCCTGAGCGCCTCAATGCTATCAACATCACCTCAGCTCTGGACCGTGGCGGCCGTGTGCCCCTGCCCATTAACAACCTTAAGGAAGG AGTGTATGTGATGGTCGGCGCCGATGTTCCCTTCTCTTCGTGCCTGCGGGAGGTGGAAAGCCCACATAACCAGCTGCGCTGCAGTCAGGAGATGGAGCCTGCCATCAGCTGTGACAAGAAGTTCAGAGCCCAGTTTCACATTGATTGGTGTAAGATCTCTCTG GTTGACATCAACAAAGTGGCCCCGGTATACATTACCCGTCCCGACCCAGGCACCGGGATCCTGCCTGAATTCGGGGAATACAACCCCCCCTCTGAGTCCCTGCAGGGCCGCAACTACTTTTCAGACTTCCTTATCACACTGGCTGTTCCCTCCGCTGTGGCACTAgtcctcttcttcatcctcgGCTACACTATGTGCTGCCGGCGGGAAGGGGT CATCCAGCTGGTTCACCACAGCTCAATCCAGAAGTCCGCCAAGGAGCTGCGGAGCATGTCTAAGAACCGTGAGATCTCCTGGCCCCTCTCCACCCTGCCCGTCTTCAACCCGGTCAGTGGCGAGGTGGTGCCGCCCATCCACCCGGACAACTACGAGACCACCAGCATGCCCCTCATGCAGACACAGAC GAATCTGCAAAACCAGATTACGATACCACAGCAGCGGCCATCAG GAGATAATTATGTCATGTCAACATTTCGGAGGCTGGAG GTAAATGGTATTCCTGAGGAGAGGAAGGTGGCTGAAGCACTGAATTTGTGA
- the sgce gene encoding epsilon-sarcoglycan isoform X4, with product MMCTMSARAVAVWLGTVVTILSRSHADRNVYPSAGVLFVHVLEREYFKGEFPPYPKSGDASNDPITFNTNLMGYPDRPGWLRYIQRTQHSDGVLYGSPTAEHVGKPSVIEITAYNRRTFETARHNLIINIMATEEFPLPYQAEFYIKNMNVEEMLASEVLGDFLGAVKNVWQPERLNAINITSALDRGGRVPLPINNLKEGVYVMVGADVPFSSCLREVESPHNQLRCSQEMEPAISCDKKFRAQFHIDWCKISLVDINKVAPVYITRPDPGTGILPEFGEYNPPSESLQGRNYFSDFLITLAVPSAVALVLFFILGYTMCCRREGVIQLVHHSSIQKSAKELRSMSKNREISWPLSTLPVFNPVSGEVVPPIHPDNYETTSMPLMQTQTNLQNQITIPQQRPSGDNYVMSTFRRLEVNGIPEERKVAEALNL from the exons ATGATGTGCACCATGTCCGCTAGAGCTGTCGCGGTATGGCTCGGTACGG TGGTCACCATCTTGTCAAGATCGCATGCAGACCGTAACGTCTACCCATCTGCAGGAGTGCTGTTTGTCCATGTTCTGGAGAGGGAGTATTTCAAAGGAGAGTTTCCTCCCTACCCAAAATCAG GCGATGCCAGCAACGACCCGATCACTTTCAACACCAACCTGATGGGCTACCCCGACAGGCCGGGCTGGCTGCGTTACATCCAGAGGACCCAGCACAGCGACGGAGTGCTCTACGGCTCCCCCACTGCAGAGCATGTTGGCAAGCCCTCCGTCATAGAG ATTACTGCCTATAACAGACGCACTTTCGAGACAGCACGGCACAACTTGATCATAAACATCATGGCCACAGAAG AGTTCCCTCTGCCCTACCAGGCGGAGTTTTATATCAAAAACATGAATGTGGAGGAGATGCTGGCCAGCGAGGTGCTGGGGGACTTCCTTGGAGCGGTAAAGAACGTATGGCAGCCTGAGCGCCTCAATGCTATCAACATCACCTCAGCTCTGGACCGTGGCGGCCGTGTGCCCCTGCCCATTAACAACCTTAAGGAAGG AGTGTATGTGATGGTCGGCGCCGATGTTCCCTTCTCTTCGTGCCTGCGGGAGGTGGAAAGCCCACATAACCAGCTGCGCTGCAGTCAGGAGATGGAGCCTGCCATCAGCTGTGACAAGAAGTTCAGAGCCCAGTTTCACATTGATTGGTGTAAGATCTCTCTG GTTGACATCAACAAAGTGGCCCCGGTATACATTACCCGTCCCGACCCAGGCACCGGGATCCTGCCTGAATTCGGGGAATACAACCCCCCCTCTGAGTCCCTGCAGGGCCGCAACTACTTTTCAGACTTCCTTATCACACTGGCTGTTCCCTCCGCTGTGGCACTAgtcctcttcttcatcctcgGCTACACTATGTGCTGCCGGCGGGAAGGGGT CATCCAGCTGGTTCACCACAGCTCAATCCAGAAGTCCGCCAAGGAGCTGCGGAGCATGTCTAAGAACCGTGAGATCTCCTGGCCCCTCTCCACCCTGCCCGTCTTCAACCCGGTCAGTGGCGAGGTGGTGCCGCCCATCCACCCGGACAACTACGAGACCACCAGCATGCCCCTCATGCAGACACAGAC GAATCTGCAAAACCAGATTACGATACCACAGCAGCGGCCATCAG GAGATAATTATGTCATGTCAACATTTCGGAGGCTGGAG GTAAATGGTATTCCTGAGGAGAGGAAGGTGGCTGAAGCACTGAATTTGTGA
- the sgce gene encoding epsilon-sarcoglycan isoform X2: MMCTMSARAVAVWLGTVVTILSRSHADRNVYPSAGVLFVHVLEREYFKGEFPPYPKSGDASNDPITFNTNLMGYPDRPGWLRYIQRTQHSDGVLYGSPTAEHVGKPSVIEITAYNRRTFETARHNLIINIMATEEFPLPYQAEFYIKNMNVEEMLASEVLGDFLGAVKNVWQPERLNAINITSALDRGGRVPLPINNLKEGVYVMVGADVPFSSCLREVESPHNQLRCSQEMEPAISCDKKFRAQFHIDWCKISLVDINKVAPVYITRPDPGTGILPEFGEYNPPSESLQGRNYFSDFLITLAVPSAVALVLFFILGYTMCCRREGVEKRNMQTPDIQLVHHSSIQKSAKELRSMSKNREISWPLSTLPVFNPVSGEVVPPIHPDNYETTSMPLMQTQTNLQNQITIPQQRPSGDNYVMSTFRRLEVNGIPEERKVAEALNL; encoded by the exons ATGATGTGCACCATGTCCGCTAGAGCTGTCGCGGTATGGCTCGGTACGG TGGTCACCATCTTGTCAAGATCGCATGCAGACCGTAACGTCTACCCATCTGCAGGAGTGCTGTTTGTCCATGTTCTGGAGAGGGAGTATTTCAAAGGAGAGTTTCCTCCCTACCCAAAATCAG GCGATGCCAGCAACGACCCGATCACTTTCAACACCAACCTGATGGGCTACCCCGACAGGCCGGGCTGGCTGCGTTACATCCAGAGGACCCAGCACAGCGACGGAGTGCTCTACGGCTCCCCCACTGCAGAGCATGTTGGCAAGCCCTCCGTCATAGAG ATTACTGCCTATAACAGACGCACTTTCGAGACAGCACGGCACAACTTGATCATAAACATCATGGCCACAGAAG AGTTCCCTCTGCCCTACCAGGCGGAGTTTTATATCAAAAACATGAATGTGGAGGAGATGCTGGCCAGCGAGGTGCTGGGGGACTTCCTTGGAGCGGTAAAGAACGTATGGCAGCCTGAGCGCCTCAATGCTATCAACATCACCTCAGCTCTGGACCGTGGCGGCCGTGTGCCCCTGCCCATTAACAACCTTAAGGAAGG AGTGTATGTGATGGTCGGCGCCGATGTTCCCTTCTCTTCGTGCCTGCGGGAGGTGGAAAGCCCACATAACCAGCTGCGCTGCAGTCAGGAGATGGAGCCTGCCATCAGCTGTGACAAGAAGTTCAGAGCCCAGTTTCACATTGATTGGTGTAAGATCTCTCTG GTTGACATCAACAAAGTGGCCCCGGTATACATTACCCGTCCCGACCCAGGCACCGGGATCCTGCCTGAATTCGGGGAATACAACCCCCCCTCTGAGTCCCTGCAGGGCCGCAACTACTTTTCAGACTTCCTTATCACACTGGCTGTTCCCTCCGCTGTGGCACTAgtcctcttcttcatcctcgGCTACACTATGTGCTGCCGGCGGGAAGGGGT ggaaaaaagaaacatgcaaaCACCAGA CATCCAGCTGGTTCACCACAGCTCAATCCAGAAGTCCGCCAAGGAGCTGCGGAGCATGTCTAAGAACCGTGAGATCTCCTGGCCCCTCTCCACCCTGCCCGTCTTCAACCCGGTCAGTGGCGAGGTGGTGCCGCCCATCCACCCGGACAACTACGAGACCACCAGCATGCCCCTCATGCAGACACAGAC GAATCTGCAAAACCAGATTACGATACCACAGCAGCGGCCATCAG GAGATAATTATGTCATGTCAACATTTCGGAGGCTGGAG GTAAATGGTATTCCTGAGGAGAGGAAGGTGGCTGAAGCACTGAATTTGTGA
- the sgce gene encoding epsilon-sarcoglycan isoform X7, whose amino-acid sequence MMCTMSARAVAVWLGTVVTILSRSHADRNVYPSAGVLFVHVLEREYFKGEFPPYPKSALPTGDASNDPITFNTNLMGYPDRPGWLRYIQRTQHSDGVLYGSPTAEHVGKPSVIEITAYNRRTFETARHNLIINIMATEEFPLPYQAEFYIKNMNVEEMLASEVLGDFLGAVKNVWQPERLNAINITSALDRGGRVPLPINNLKEGVYVMVGADVPFSSCLREVESPHNQLRCSQEMEPAISCDKKFRAQFHIDWCKISLVDINKVAPVYITRPDPGTGILPEFGEYNPPSESLQGRNYFSDFLITLAVPSAVALVLFFILGYTMCCRREGVIQLVHHSSIQKSAKELRSMSKNREISWPLSTLPVFNPVSGEVVPPIHPDNYETTSMPLMQTQTNLQNQITIPQQRPSGKWYS is encoded by the exons ATGATGTGCACCATGTCCGCTAGAGCTGTCGCGGTATGGCTCGGTACGG TGGTCACCATCTTGTCAAGATCGCATGCAGACCGTAACGTCTACCCATCTGCAGGAGTGCTGTTTGTCCATGTTCTGGAGAGGGAGTATTTCAAAGGAGAGTTTCCTCCCTACCCAAAATCAG CTCTGCCTACAGGCGATGCCAGCAACGACCCGATCACTTTCAACACCAACCTGATGGGCTACCCCGACAGGCCGGGCTGGCTGCGTTACATCCAGAGGACCCAGCACAGCGACGGAGTGCTCTACGGCTCCCCCACTGCAGAGCATGTTGGCAAGCCCTCCGTCATAGAG ATTACTGCCTATAACAGACGCACTTTCGAGACAGCACGGCACAACTTGATCATAAACATCATGGCCACAGAAG AGTTCCCTCTGCCCTACCAGGCGGAGTTTTATATCAAAAACATGAATGTGGAGGAGATGCTGGCCAGCGAGGTGCTGGGGGACTTCCTTGGAGCGGTAAAGAACGTATGGCAGCCTGAGCGCCTCAATGCTATCAACATCACCTCAGCTCTGGACCGTGGCGGCCGTGTGCCCCTGCCCATTAACAACCTTAAGGAAGG AGTGTATGTGATGGTCGGCGCCGATGTTCCCTTCTCTTCGTGCCTGCGGGAGGTGGAAAGCCCACATAACCAGCTGCGCTGCAGTCAGGAGATGGAGCCTGCCATCAGCTGTGACAAGAAGTTCAGAGCCCAGTTTCACATTGATTGGTGTAAGATCTCTCTG GTTGACATCAACAAAGTGGCCCCGGTATACATTACCCGTCCCGACCCAGGCACCGGGATCCTGCCTGAATTCGGGGAATACAACCCCCCCTCTGAGTCCCTGCAGGGCCGCAACTACTTTTCAGACTTCCTTATCACACTGGCTGTTCCCTCCGCTGTGGCACTAgtcctcttcttcatcctcgGCTACACTATGTGCTGCCGGCGGGAAGGGGT CATCCAGCTGGTTCACCACAGCTCAATCCAGAAGTCCGCCAAGGAGCTGCGGAGCATGTCTAAGAACCGTGAGATCTCCTGGCCCCTCTCCACCCTGCCCGTCTTCAACCCGGTCAGTGGCGAGGTGGTGCCGCCCATCCACCCGGACAACTACGAGACCACCAGCATGCCCCTCATGCAGACACAGAC GAATCTGCAAAACCAGATTACGATACCACAGCAGCGGCCATCAG GTAAATGGTATTCCTGA
- the sgce gene encoding epsilon-sarcoglycan isoform X8, with protein MMCTMSARAVAVWLGTVVTILSRSHADRNVYPSAGVLFVHVLEREYFKGEFPPYPKSGDASNDPITFNTNLMGYPDRPGWLRYIQRTQHSDGVLYGSPTAEHVGKPSVIEITAYNRRTFETARHNLIINIMATEEFPLPYQAEFYIKNMNVEEMLASEVLGDFLGAVKNVWQPERLNAINITSALDRGGRVPLPINNLKEGVYVMVGADVPFSSCLREVESPHNQLRCSQEMEPAISCDKKFRAQFHIDWCKISLVDINKVAPVYITRPDPGTGILPEFGEYNPPSESLQGRNYFSDFLITLAVPSAVALVLFFILGYTMCCRREGVIQLVHHSSIQKSAKELRSMSKNREISWPLSTLPVFNPVSGEVVPPIHPDNYETTSMPLMQTQTNLQNQITIPQQRPSGKWYS; from the exons ATGATGTGCACCATGTCCGCTAGAGCTGTCGCGGTATGGCTCGGTACGG TGGTCACCATCTTGTCAAGATCGCATGCAGACCGTAACGTCTACCCATCTGCAGGAGTGCTGTTTGTCCATGTTCTGGAGAGGGAGTATTTCAAAGGAGAGTTTCCTCCCTACCCAAAATCAG GCGATGCCAGCAACGACCCGATCACTTTCAACACCAACCTGATGGGCTACCCCGACAGGCCGGGCTGGCTGCGTTACATCCAGAGGACCCAGCACAGCGACGGAGTGCTCTACGGCTCCCCCACTGCAGAGCATGTTGGCAAGCCCTCCGTCATAGAG ATTACTGCCTATAACAGACGCACTTTCGAGACAGCACGGCACAACTTGATCATAAACATCATGGCCACAGAAG AGTTCCCTCTGCCCTACCAGGCGGAGTTTTATATCAAAAACATGAATGTGGAGGAGATGCTGGCCAGCGAGGTGCTGGGGGACTTCCTTGGAGCGGTAAAGAACGTATGGCAGCCTGAGCGCCTCAATGCTATCAACATCACCTCAGCTCTGGACCGTGGCGGCCGTGTGCCCCTGCCCATTAACAACCTTAAGGAAGG AGTGTATGTGATGGTCGGCGCCGATGTTCCCTTCTCTTCGTGCCTGCGGGAGGTGGAAAGCCCACATAACCAGCTGCGCTGCAGTCAGGAGATGGAGCCTGCCATCAGCTGTGACAAGAAGTTCAGAGCCCAGTTTCACATTGATTGGTGTAAGATCTCTCTG GTTGACATCAACAAAGTGGCCCCGGTATACATTACCCGTCCCGACCCAGGCACCGGGATCCTGCCTGAATTCGGGGAATACAACCCCCCCTCTGAGTCCCTGCAGGGCCGCAACTACTTTTCAGACTTCCTTATCACACTGGCTGTTCCCTCCGCTGTGGCACTAgtcctcttcttcatcctcgGCTACACTATGTGCTGCCGGCGGGAAGGGGT CATCCAGCTGGTTCACCACAGCTCAATCCAGAAGTCCGCCAAGGAGCTGCGGAGCATGTCTAAGAACCGTGAGATCTCCTGGCCCCTCTCCACCCTGCCCGTCTTCAACCCGGTCAGTGGCGAGGTGGTGCCGCCCATCCACCCGGACAACTACGAGACCACCAGCATGCCCCTCATGCAGACACAGAC GAATCTGCAAAACCAGATTACGATACCACAGCAGCGGCCATCAG GTAAATGGTATTCCTGA
- the sgce gene encoding epsilon-sarcoglycan isoform X1 produces MMCTMSARAVAVWLGTVVTILSRSHADRNVYPSAGVLFVHVLEREYFKGEFPPYPKSALPTGDASNDPITFNTNLMGYPDRPGWLRYIQRTQHSDGVLYGSPTAEHVGKPSVIEITAYNRRTFETARHNLIINIMATEEFPLPYQAEFYIKNMNVEEMLASEVLGDFLGAVKNVWQPERLNAINITSALDRGGRVPLPINNLKEGVYVMVGADVPFSSCLREVESPHNQLRCSQEMEPAISCDKKFRAQFHIDWCKISLVDINKVAPVYITRPDPGTGILPEFGEYNPPSESLQGRNYFSDFLITLAVPSAVALVLFFILGYTMCCRREGVEKRNMQTPDIQLVHHSSIQKSAKELRSMSKNREISWPLSTLPVFNPVSGEVVPPIHPDNYETTSMPLMQTQTNLQNQITIPQQRPSGDNYVMSTFRRLEVNGIPEERKVAEALNL; encoded by the exons ATGATGTGCACCATGTCCGCTAGAGCTGTCGCGGTATGGCTCGGTACGG TGGTCACCATCTTGTCAAGATCGCATGCAGACCGTAACGTCTACCCATCTGCAGGAGTGCTGTTTGTCCATGTTCTGGAGAGGGAGTATTTCAAAGGAGAGTTTCCTCCCTACCCAAAATCAG CTCTGCCTACAGGCGATGCCAGCAACGACCCGATCACTTTCAACACCAACCTGATGGGCTACCCCGACAGGCCGGGCTGGCTGCGTTACATCCAGAGGACCCAGCACAGCGACGGAGTGCTCTACGGCTCCCCCACTGCAGAGCATGTTGGCAAGCCCTCCGTCATAGAG ATTACTGCCTATAACAGACGCACTTTCGAGACAGCACGGCACAACTTGATCATAAACATCATGGCCACAGAAG AGTTCCCTCTGCCCTACCAGGCGGAGTTTTATATCAAAAACATGAATGTGGAGGAGATGCTGGCCAGCGAGGTGCTGGGGGACTTCCTTGGAGCGGTAAAGAACGTATGGCAGCCTGAGCGCCTCAATGCTATCAACATCACCTCAGCTCTGGACCGTGGCGGCCGTGTGCCCCTGCCCATTAACAACCTTAAGGAAGG AGTGTATGTGATGGTCGGCGCCGATGTTCCCTTCTCTTCGTGCCTGCGGGAGGTGGAAAGCCCACATAACCAGCTGCGCTGCAGTCAGGAGATGGAGCCTGCCATCAGCTGTGACAAGAAGTTCAGAGCCCAGTTTCACATTGATTGGTGTAAGATCTCTCTG GTTGACATCAACAAAGTGGCCCCGGTATACATTACCCGTCCCGACCCAGGCACCGGGATCCTGCCTGAATTCGGGGAATACAACCCCCCCTCTGAGTCCCTGCAGGGCCGCAACTACTTTTCAGACTTCCTTATCACACTGGCTGTTCCCTCCGCTGTGGCACTAgtcctcttcttcatcctcgGCTACACTATGTGCTGCCGGCGGGAAGGGGT ggaaaaaagaaacatgcaaaCACCAGA CATCCAGCTGGTTCACCACAGCTCAATCCAGAAGTCCGCCAAGGAGCTGCGGAGCATGTCTAAGAACCGTGAGATCTCCTGGCCCCTCTCCACCCTGCCCGTCTTCAACCCGGTCAGTGGCGAGGTGGTGCCGCCCATCCACCCGGACAACTACGAGACCACCAGCATGCCCCTCATGCAGACACAGAC GAATCTGCAAAACCAGATTACGATACCACAGCAGCGGCCATCAG GAGATAATTATGTCATGTCAACATTTCGGAGGCTGGAG GTAAATGGTATTCCTGAGGAGAGGAAGGTGGCTGAAGCACTGAATTTGTGA